One genomic segment of Hemibagrus wyckioides isolate EC202008001 linkage group LG08, SWU_Hwy_1.0, whole genome shotgun sequence includes these proteins:
- the foxa gene encoding forkhead box A sequence, which yields MIGGVKQERCEEWPSFYMNQAYRGADGMRLSSGPYSSPEHSFHVFSLPREPMSREDTERIESPPDVMAQQRCPETDHNRLEHPDLKSVYRRSFNHTKPPYSYISLIYMAIQQSSSKKLTLNEIYDWIRQLFPYYRQNQQRWQNSIRHSLSFNDCFVRVPRSPDSPGKGSFWTLHPDSGNMFENGCYMRRQKRFRCQSATSPSTTKNGSKKTDREVAKDEGKKKTSEVKLRALSSLSPPQPSKPLMPTVLSSVMDCPPMSPSHIPPQQHTTNSLTPFPPSSEPSAHLTNLSCPTMSTLQPTDSCPLEPYVHGEPFFHQPLSVPPIMDFQCYEPPVSYPLYYPPSSSNIHQYNPYLTSKEESSYAGDSVCYSGLSMCPLPVLSSS from the exons ATGATTGGTGGAGTGAAACAGGAGAGATGCGAAGAATGGCCGTCTTTTTACATGAACCAG GCTTATCGTGGAGCAGACGGTATGAGATTAAGCAGTGGGCCATATTCTTCTCCAGAACATTCCTTTCATGTCTTCAGTCTCCCAAGAGAACCAATGTCTAGAGAAGACACAGAAAGGATTGAGAGTCCACCAGATGTCATGGCCCAACAGCGATGTCCTGAAACAGATCATAATAGACTGGAGCACCCTGACCTGAAATCAGTGTACCGGAGAAGCTTCAACCACACCAAGCCTCCATATTCCTACATCTCATTGATTTACATGGCTATCCAGCAGTCATCATCCAAGAAGCTCACCCTGAATGAGATCTATGACTGGATCCGCCAGCTCTTCCCTTATTACCGGCAAAATCAACAGCGCTGGCAAAACTCAATACGCCACTCCCTTTCATTCAACGACTGTTTCGTGCGAGTCCCAAGGTCCCCAGATTCTCCCGGGAAAGGATCCTTCTGGACCCTGCACCCTGACTCTGGCAACATGTTTGAAAATGGCTGCTACATGCGCCGACAAAAGCGTTTCCGGTGCCAGAGTGCAACATCACCATCCACAACTAAAAATGGTTCAAAGAAAACAGACAGGGAAGTAGCAAAGGATGAAGGCAAGAAAAAGACATCAGAGGTTAAATTGAGAGCCTTATCGTCTCTCTCCCCACCTCAGCCTTCTAAACCTCTTATGCCAACAGTGTTGTCATCAGTCATGGATTGCCCTCCCATGTCACCTTCACATATCCCACCTCAGCAACATACCACAAACTCACTGACTCCCTTTCCTCCATCCTCAGAACCTTCTGCACACCTAACAAATTTATCTTGCCCCACCATGTCAACACTTCAGCCAACTGACTCCTGCCCGTTGGAACCTTACGTTCATGGAGAACCCTTTTTCCACCAGCCTCTTTCTGTGCCACCAATTATGGACTTTCAGTGCTATGAGCCTCCTGTGAGTTACCCTCTTTATTACCCACCATCAAGCTCCAACATTCATCAGTATAATCCATATCTGACAAGTAAAGAGGAATCATCATATGCAGGAGACTCAGTGTGCTACTCTGGACTCAGCATGTGCCCACTGCCAGTTTTAAGCTCCTCCTGA